In a genomic window of Amorphus orientalis:
- the pgi gene encoding glucose-6-phosphate isomerase, with amino-acid sequence MDDTVAALLDRLKTRRNRWNGHTLRAEFAADPDRFDRFSVAFDDILFDYSKTHVDAETLALLVELAEAADLIGWRERKLSGDAINTTERRAVLHTALRDRSRRAIHLGDQDVAADVASVLAHMEDFTDAVRSGGIRGATGEAFTDVVNIGIGGSDLGPRMAARALSPYRDGGPRVHYVANVDGADLADTLATLDPARTLFLIASKTFTTLETMTNAASARAWIAGQLGEAAVPDHFAALSTALDKVAAFGVRADRTFGFWDWVGGRYSTWSAIGLSLALSIGFRNFSAFLDGAADMDEHFQTAPLDRNIPVLMGMIGAWYRDAWDYRTLAVLPYDQRLEHFPAFLQQLDMESNGKRVTRDGVPVSVPTGPIVFGEPGTNGQHAFYQLLHQGTDVVPCEFLVACQPHETLEGDHHAKLVANCLAQAEALMRGRTEEEARAQMLASGMSATEADRLAPHRTFPGDRPSTMLMYRKLDPRTLGRLVALYEHKVFVQGVIWNINSFDQYGVELGKELASVLLGAVAGGEPLTASDGSTAGLVARYRAMRGEA; translated from the coding sequence ATGGACGATACCGTCGCCGCGCTGCTGGACCGTCTCAAGACTCGCCGCAACCGTTGGAACGGGCACACGCTCAGGGCCGAGTTCGCGGCCGATCCGGACCGGTTCGACCGTTTCTCGGTCGCGTTTGACGACATCCTGTTCGATTACTCCAAGACCCACGTGGATGCCGAGACGCTCGCGCTCCTGGTCGAGCTTGCGGAGGCGGCCGATCTCATCGGATGGCGGGAGCGCAAGCTGAGCGGCGATGCCATCAACACGACCGAGCGCCGGGCCGTGCTGCACACGGCGCTGCGCGATCGCTCCCGCCGCGCCATCCATCTGGGCGATCAGGACGTGGCCGCCGACGTCGCCTCGGTGCTGGCTCACATGGAAGACTTCACGGATGCGGTCCGCTCCGGCGGGATCCGCGGCGCGACCGGCGAGGCCTTCACGGACGTGGTCAATATCGGCATCGGCGGCTCGGATCTGGGTCCCCGCATGGCGGCCCGTGCGCTCTCGCCCTACCGGGACGGCGGTCCCCGGGTTCATTACGTGGCGAATGTCGACGGTGCCGATCTCGCCGACACGCTGGCGACCCTGGATCCGGCGCGGACCCTGTTCCTGATCGCCTCCAAGACGTTCACCACGCTGGAGACCATGACCAACGCCGCCTCGGCGCGGGCGTGGATCGCCGGGCAGCTCGGAGAGGCCGCGGTGCCGGATCATTTCGCCGCACTCTCGACCGCGCTCGACAAGGTGGCGGCGTTCGGGGTGCGCGCCGACCGGACCTTCGGCTTCTGGGACTGGGTCGGGGGGCGCTACTCGACCTGGTCGGCGATCGGCCTGTCGCTGGCGCTGTCCATCGGTTTCCGGAACTTTTCGGCGTTCCTGGACGGTGCCGCCGACATGGACGAGCACTTCCAGACCGCGCCGCTCGACCGCAATATCCCGGTGCTGATGGGCATGATCGGGGCGTGGTATCGCGACGCCTGGGACTACCGCACCCTCGCGGTGCTGCCCTACGACCAGCGGCTGGAGCATTTCCCGGCCTTCCTGCAGCAGCTCGACATGGAATCGAACGGAAAGCGGGTCACCCGGGACGGGGTGCCGGTTTCCGTGCCGACCGGGCCGATCGTGTTCGGCGAGCCGGGAACGAACGGCCAGCACGCCTTCTACCAGCTGCTGCATCAGGGGACCGACGTGGTGCCCTGCGAATTCCTGGTCGCGTGCCAGCCTCATGAGACGCTTGAAGGCGATCACCACGCGAAGCTCGTCGCCAACTGTCTCGCCCAGGCCGAGGCGCTGATGCGCGGGCGGACCGAGGAAGAGGCGCGGGCCCAGATGCTGGCGAGCGGCATGTCGGCGACTGAGGCCGACCGGCTTGCGCCGCACCGCACCTTCCCCGGCGACCGTCCGTCGACGATGCTGATGTACCGCAAGCTCGATCCGCGCACCCTCGGTCGGCTGGTCGCGCTCTACGAGCACAAGGTGTTTGTGCAGGGCGTCATCTGGAACATCAACTCGTTCGACCAATATGGTGTGGAGCTCGGCAAGGAACTGGCGAGTGTCCTGCTGGGGGCGGTTGCAGGCGGCGAGCCCCTGACCGCGAGCGATGGGTCCACGGCGGGGCTCGTGGCGCGGTATCGGGCGATGCGCGGCGAGGCGTAA
- a CDS encoding SRPBCC domain-containing protein: MPGEDAFIETFTLPLVPEDAFSLFIDEASVWWPSACTLSDDTFDRMAIDPSPGGRCVEFDHHGNMFVWGRVLEVERPTRIAISWHITADLGLQANAVDASRLRIRFEPQGTTGSAITFVHQGLKNQADWQAHLERLSGARGWPSILGALQAEAARRAG, encoded by the coding sequence ATGCCGGGCGAGGACGCCTTCATCGAGACGTTCACCCTTCCCCTCGTCCCCGAAGACGCGTTCTCCCTCTTCATCGACGAAGCGAGCGTGTGGTGGCCGAGCGCCTGCACGCTCTCCGATGACACCTTCGACCGGATGGCCATCGATCCCTCGCCGGGCGGACGCTGTGTCGAGTTCGACCACCACGGCAACATGTTCGTCTGGGGGCGCGTGCTCGAGGTCGAACGGCCGACGCGGATCGCGATCTCGTGGCACATCACCGCCGATCTGGGCCTTCAGGCAAATGCCGTCGATGCAAGCCGGCTGCGCATCCGGTTCGAGCCCCAAGGGACGACCGGGTCTGCCATCACCTTTGTCCACCAGGGCCTGAAGAACCAGGCGGACTGGCAAGCGCATCTGGAAAGACTGTCCGGCGCCAGGGGCTGGCCGAGCATTCTGGGAGCCCTGCAGGCGGAAGCCGCCCGGCGCGCCGGATGA
- a CDS encoding DMT family transporter: MADGSPETGEAASGSSGGTDSQKGAAPQLGSLAGIGFKVLSALLFSGMLALVKLAGERLPVGEILFVRNVVGVIPVLVFVTWTGDLAGVLRTSQPFGHVKRAVIGTAAMGLWFASLTMLPLPDATAISYAAPLMLVALAALLLGEKVRIYRWSAVGVGFIGVLIILAPQVLGGTSPAADMQRTGSLLALAAAGCMALASVFVRELTATEQTGTIVIYFFMAAAVMSLVTAPFGWVVPTAFELALLLGIGLLGGIGQILLTQAYRFAEASTVAPFEYTTMIWMVLLGYFLFGEVPQPFVIGGTVIVIGAGLYVIYRERKLGLERRERAAASPTRP; the protein is encoded by the coding sequence ATGGCTGACGGGTCGCCGGAGACGGGCGAAGCTGCGTCGGGGTCGAGCGGCGGGACCGACAGCCAAAAGGGTGCCGCGCCCCAGCTCGGCTCGCTGGCCGGCATCGGTTTCAAGGTCCTGTCCGCGCTCCTGTTCTCCGGCATGCTGGCCCTGGTGAAGCTGGCCGGCGAGCGGCTTCCGGTGGGTGAAATCCTGTTCGTGCGCAACGTCGTCGGCGTGATCCCGGTCCTGGTCTTCGTGACATGGACCGGAGATCTGGCGGGTGTGCTGCGCACGTCGCAGCCGTTCGGTCATGTGAAGCGGGCCGTCATCGGTACCGCCGCCATGGGTCTGTGGTTCGCCTCGCTGACGATGCTGCCGCTTCCGGACGCGACCGCGATTTCCTATGCCGCTCCGCTGATGCTCGTCGCCCTGGCGGCCCTGCTTCTCGGCGAGAAGGTACGCATCTACCGCTGGTCGGCCGTCGGCGTCGGCTTCATCGGCGTGCTGATCATTCTGGCGCCTCAGGTGCTCGGCGGAACCAGCCCCGCCGCCGACATGCAGCGCACCGGATCGCTGCTCGCGCTTGCCGCCGCCGGATGCATGGCGCTGGCCTCCGTCTTCGTGCGCGAGCTGACCGCCACCGAGCAGACCGGAACCATCGTGATCTATTTCTTCATGGCGGCCGCCGTCATGTCGCTGGTCACGGCGCCTTTCGGCTGGGTCGTTCCGACCGCTTTCGAACTGGCGCTCCTGCTCGGGATCGGGCTTCTCGGCGGGATCGGTCAGATCCTGCTGACCCAGGCCTACCGGTTCGCCGAAGCTTCCACCGTGGCCCCGTTCGAGTACACGACCATGATCTGGATGGTGCTGCTCGGCTACTTCCTTTTCGGCGAGGTTCCGCAGCCGTTCGTGATCGGCGGCACCGTGATCGTGATCGGCGCCGGCCTCTACGTGATCTACCGGGAGCGCAAGCTCGGGCTGGAGCGCCGGGAGCGGGCCGCTGCCTCACCGACCCGGCCATGA
- a CDS encoding xanthine dehydrogenase family protein molybdopterin-binding subunit, producing the protein MNEMTTAKFGIGAPARRMEDEAFITGHGHYIEDYQPEGALFACVVRSPIASGSFQITGGLDEARSQPGVHLVLTYPDIAHLGPLPSPGAGPQVDGSDTVVPERTVLCKDRVRFVGDPVAFVVAETRAAAEDAAELLEIDWEPEAAAADPAHALDADAPLVWPDHGSNLAFTYGHGDEASTEAAFARADKVAKLTLVNNRLVTNYMETRGCVAEYDAETGRYTLTVVSQGGHGMKRILAGSVFKIDPELIHVITPDVGGGFGTKIFLYPEYPLSMVAAEKLGRPVKWISSRSEAFLSDSQGRDNITTAELALDADGRFLGLKVDLIANMGAYLHQFGPFVPRGGTTMSPGVYDIPSAHVTVRGVYTNTVPLDAYRGAGRPEAAYVIERLVDEAARMTGMTPDAIRKLNFIPPEKMPYETATGRIYDSGEFAGHLDRAMELADWAGFEARAADSASRGKLRGIGLTCYIEACAFPGGETATVELGDDGIVTLLIGTQSNGQGHATAYSQVIADRLGIDFDQIKVIQGDTDRVKTGGGTGGSRSIPLGLPSVNLASGDLSDKIKAIAADNLEVAAEDLELVDGHVRIVGTDRQMSLSEVAKAAGDPSLLTASNRVEQDKPTFPNGTHICELEIDPDTGRVAIQRYTVVDDFGVTVNPILLAGQVYGGIVQGIGQALLENTVYDEEGQLLTASMLDYALPRADDVPFFQFETRNVPTTSNALGIKGAGEAGTVGSASAVMNAIVDALAREVGVTHVDMPATPAKLWSLIAEARKTAA; encoded by the coding sequence ATGAACGAGATGACCACCGCAAAATTCGGTATCGGCGCTCCCGCCCGGCGGATGGAGGACGAAGCCTTCATCACCGGCCACGGCCACTACATCGAGGACTATCAGCCAGAAGGGGCGCTGTTCGCCTGCGTCGTGCGGTCTCCGATCGCGTCGGGAAGCTTCCAGATCACCGGCGGTCTTGATGAGGCACGGTCCCAGCCGGGTGTTCATCTCGTCCTGACCTATCCCGACATCGCCCATCTCGGTCCGCTGCCGTCTCCCGGCGCGGGTCCGCAGGTGGACGGCTCCGATACGGTGGTTCCGGAGCGCACCGTCCTGTGCAAGGACCGGGTCCGCTTCGTCGGCGATCCGGTTGCGTTCGTGGTCGCGGAGACGCGGGCGGCGGCAGAGGATGCGGCGGAGCTGCTGGAGATCGACTGGGAGCCGGAGGCGGCTGCCGCCGATCCTGCCCATGCGCTCGACGCCGATGCGCCGCTGGTCTGGCCGGACCACGGCTCCAATCTCGCCTTCACCTACGGCCATGGCGACGAGGCCTCGACGGAGGCTGCCTTCGCCCGCGCCGACAAGGTGGCGAAGCTCACGCTGGTCAACAACCGGCTGGTCACCAACTACATGGAGACCCGCGGCTGCGTCGCTGAATACGACGCGGAGACCGGCCGCTACACCCTGACGGTCGTCAGTCAGGGCGGCCACGGCATGAAGCGGATCCTGGCGGGAAGCGTGTTCAAGATCGATCCGGAACTGATCCACGTGATCACGCCGGACGTGGGCGGCGGCTTCGGCACCAAGATCTTCCTCTATCCGGAATATCCGCTGTCCATGGTGGCCGCGGAAAAGCTCGGCCGGCCGGTCAAGTGGATCTCCAGCCGGAGCGAGGCGTTCCTGTCCGACAGCCAGGGCCGCGACAACATCACCACCGCCGAGCTGGCGCTCGACGCCGACGGGCGCTTCCTCGGCCTCAAGGTCGACCTGATCGCCAACATGGGCGCCTATCTGCACCAGTTCGGCCCGTTCGTGCCGCGCGGCGGCACGACCATGTCGCCGGGCGTCTACGACATTCCGTCCGCCCACGTGACCGTTCGCGGCGTCTACACCAACACGGTTCCGCTGGACGCCTATCGCGGGGCCGGCCGTCCCGAGGCGGCCTATGTGATCGAGCGCCTGGTGGACGAGGCGGCGCGGATGACCGGCATGACGCCGGATGCCATTCGCAAGCTCAACTTCATCCCGCCGGAGAAGATGCCCTACGAGACGGCGACCGGACGGATCTACGATTCCGGCGAATTCGCGGGCCATCTCGACCGGGCGATGGAACTTGCCGACTGGGCCGGCTTCGAGGCCCGGGCGGCCGACAGCGCCAGCCGCGGCAAGCTGCGGGGCATCGGCCTGACCTGCTACATCGAGGCCTGCGCGTTCCCCGGCGGCGAGACCGCGACCGTGGAACTCGGCGACGACGGGATCGTCACCCTTCTGATCGGCACCCAGTCCAACGGCCAGGGCCACGCCACCGCCTACAGCCAGGTGATCGCCGACCGGCTCGGCATCGATTTCGACCAGATCAAGGTGATCCAGGGCGACACCGACCGGGTGAAGACGGGCGGCGGAACCGGTGGGTCGCGGTCGATCCCGCTCGGACTGCCCTCGGTGAACCTTGCCTCGGGCGACCTCTCCGACAAGATCAAGGCGATCGCGGCCGACAATCTGGAAGTGGCGGCCGAGGACCTGGAACTGGTCGACGGCCACGTCCGCATCGTCGGGACCGACCGCCAGATGAGCCTGTCGGAGGTGGCCAAGGCGGCCGGCGATCCGAGCCTGCTGACGGCGTCGAACCGGGTGGAGCAGGACAAGCCGACCTTCCCGAACGGCACCCACATCTGCGAGCTGGAGATCGATCCTGACACCGGCCGCGTGGCCATCCAGCGCTACACGGTGGTCGACGATTTCGGGGTGACCGTGAACCCGATCCTGCTGGCCGGCCAGGTGTATGGCGGCATCGTTCAGGGCATCGGCCAGGCGCTTCTGGAAAACACCGTCTACGACGAGGAAGGCCAGCTCCTGACGGCCAGCATGCTCGACTATGCGCTGCCGCGCGCCGACGACGTCCCGTTCTTCCAGTTCGAGACGCGCAACGTACCGACCACCTCCAACGCTCTCGGCATCAAGGGGGCGGGCGAGGCCGGTACGGTTGGCTCGGCGAGCGCCGTGATGAACGCCATCGTCGACGCGCTTGCCCGTGAGGTCGGCGTGACCCATGTCGACATGCCGGCCACCCCGGCGAAGCTCTGGTCGCTCATCGCAGAGGCGCGGAAGACGGCGGCCTGA
- a CDS encoding MFS transporter yields the protein MITSATGEHPASVDDIGPGGKTVQQYIDETPRWEDGTIVAMTPMTRMQWLIWGLAAAGKFFEGMVVFMTGVALPLLSNQWSLGEFEHGMVAAASLFGILIGATMLGGLSDHYGRKRMFIVEMILFTFFLVMTCLAMNFAWFVIALLGLGIALGCDYPTAHVVISESIPSRARGRLVLSAFGFQAVGALFGTAVGYLILSNHPELDAWRWMYAAAIIPAVVVVIGRFYITESVHWLFAKGRVEEAQAEAARLLKREPAYPTKIKLKKKKVPKEGVTVRKPETHYGVLFKKKNRRATILASVPWFLQDLGTYGIGIFTPTILAAAVGQKTEHVRSVADIVHNDMLAARGAAVIDILLIIGIIVAVLLADRVGRIKLQIIGFIGCALGLFIAALSTYVSGSGSILLIFIGFMLFNFMTNMGPNAQTYLLAGEVFPTQVRGKGAGFAASFAKIGAVLTAFLFPVLLADIGTQALLYGLVVTSLIGAWVTWQFRIETTGKNLEDLDAELDADYAHSPV from the coding sequence ATGATCACTTCTGCAACGGGCGAACATCCGGCCAGCGTCGATGACATCGGTCCGGGCGGCAAGACCGTCCAGCAGTACATCGACGAGACGCCACGCTGGGAAGACGGCACCATCGTCGCCATGACGCCGATGACCCGGATGCAGTGGCTCATCTGGGGACTGGCCGCGGCGGGCAAGTTCTTCGAGGGCATGGTCGTCTTCATGACCGGCGTCGCCCTCCCGCTTCTCAGCAACCAGTGGTCTCTCGGCGAATTCGAGCACGGCATGGTGGCGGCAGCCAGCCTGTTCGGCATCCTGATCGGCGCGACGATGCTGGGCGGTCTGTCCGACCATTACGGCCGCAAACGCATGTTCATCGTCGAGATGATCCTGTTCACCTTCTTCCTGGTGATGACCTGCCTGGCCATGAACTTCGCATGGTTCGTGATCGCGCTTCTCGGGCTCGGCATCGCGCTCGGCTGCGACTACCCGACGGCGCACGTGGTGATCTCCGAATCCATCCCGTCCCGGGCGAGGGGCCGGCTGGTGCTTTCCGCATTCGGGTTCCAGGCCGTTGGCGCGCTGTTCGGAACCGCGGTCGGCTACCTGATCCTGTCGAACCATCCGGAGCTGGACGCCTGGCGGTGGATGTACGCCGCGGCGATCATCCCGGCGGTGGTCGTGGTGATCGGGCGTTTCTACATCACCGAGAGCGTCCACTGGCTGTTCGCCAAGGGACGCGTGGAGGAGGCCCAGGCCGAGGCGGCGCGCCTTCTGAAGCGGGAACCGGCCTATCCGACGAAGATCAAGCTGAAGAAGAAGAAGGTGCCGAAGGAAGGCGTCACGGTGCGCAAGCCGGAGACCCACTACGGTGTCCTGTTCAAAAAGAAGAACCGTCGCGCCACCATCCTGGCCTCCGTGCCGTGGTTCCTTCAGGATCTGGGTACCTACGGCATCGGCATCTTCACGCCGACGATCCTGGCGGCCGCCGTCGGCCAGAAGACCGAACACGTCCGCTCGGTGGCCGACATCGTCCACAACGACATGCTGGCCGCGCGCGGCGCGGCGGTGATCGACATCCTGCTGATCATCGGCATCATCGTGGCGGTGCTGCTGGCCGACCGTGTGGGCCGGATCAAGCTTCAGATCATCGGCTTCATCGGGTGCGCCCTCGGCCTCTTCATCGCTGCGCTCTCGACCTATGTCTCCGGAAGCGGTTCGATCCTGCTGATCTTCATCGGCTTCATGCTGTTCAACTTCATGACCAACATGGGACCCAATGCCCAGACCTACCTCCTGGCGGGCGAGGTGTTCCCGACCCAGGTGCGCGGCAAGGGCGCGGGCTTCGCCGCCTCCTTCGCCAAGATCGGTGCGGTGCTGACGGCCTTTCTGTTTCCGGTCCTGCTGGCGGATATCGGCACGCAGGCGCTGCTCTACGGCCTTGTCGTGACGTCGCTGATCGGCGCCTGGGTGACCTGGCAGTTCCGGATCGAGACCACGGGAAAGAACCTCGAGGACCTCGACGCCGAGCTCGATGCCGACTACGCCCATTCGCCGGTCTGA
- a CDS encoding RluA family pseudouridine synthase: MVSIETKTVEGDEDGMRLDRWFKTHYPGLGFGQLQKLLRTGQVRVDGGRVKTSTRLERGQAVRVPPAATGAPSAPPTISAAKGEGRAALEPFVLHEDREVLALNKPAGLAVQGGPGLTRHVDGLLEAWRDQKGQKSRLVHRLDRDTSGVLLVAKTRKAATSLASAFRARSTRKLYWALVKGVPKPREGRISTWLAKEGPREAERMVVARHGDPDAVHAVSHYAVVEQAGQNVAWLVMRPVTGRTHQLRVHAAHMGHPIVGDPKYFDIENWDLPGGIQNKLHLHAHRLVIPHPAGGILDVSAPLSAHMQQSWNLFGFDPERALQVEDEAAVLLDTKAG; encoded by the coding sequence ATGGTATCAATCGAGACAAAGACGGTCGAAGGCGACGAAGACGGCATGCGCCTCGATCGCTGGTTCAAGACCCACTATCCGGGGCTCGGATTTGGCCAGCTTCAGAAGCTGCTGCGGACGGGGCAGGTGCGCGTCGATGGCGGGCGCGTGAAGACCTCGACGCGATTGGAACGCGGGCAGGCCGTTCGGGTCCCGCCGGCAGCCACCGGTGCGCCGTCGGCCCCGCCCACCATCTCGGCAGCCAAGGGCGAAGGGCGTGCGGCGCTGGAGCCTTTCGTTCTGCATGAGGACCGCGAGGTACTTGCGCTCAACAAGCCGGCCGGGCTGGCCGTGCAGGGCGGCCCGGGCCTGACGCGACACGTCGACGGACTGCTGGAGGCCTGGCGCGACCAGAAGGGCCAGAAGTCGCGCCTGGTTCATCGCCTGGACCGGGACACGTCCGGTGTCCTCCTGGTCGCGAAGACACGCAAGGCGGCGACCTCGCTCGCCAGCGCGTTCCGGGCCCGGTCGACCCGCAAGCTCTACTGGGCGCTGGTCAAGGGCGTGCCGAAGCCGCGGGAAGGACGGATCTCCACCTGGCTTGCCAAGGAAGGCCCGCGCGAGGCGGAAAGGATGGTCGTCGCCCGCCACGGCGATCCGGACGCCGTCCATGCCGTGAGCCACTATGCGGTGGTGGAGCAGGCGGGGCAGAACGTCGCCTGGCTTGTGATGCGGCCGGTGACCGGGCGGACCCATCAGCTTCGCGTGCACGCCGCCCACATGGGCCATCCGATCGTGGGCGATCCGAAATATTTCGATATCGAGAACTGGGATCTGCCCGGCGGGATCCAGAACAAGCTGCACCTGCATGCGCACCGGCTGGTGATTCCCCACCCGGCCGGCGGCATTCTCGACGTCTCCGCGCCACTGTCGGCCCACATGCAGCAATCCTGGAACCTGTTCGGGTTCGATCCGGAACGGGCGTTGCAGGTCGAGGACGAAGCGGCCGTCCTGCTGGACACCAAGGCGGGCTGA
- the crcB gene encoding fluoride efflux transporter CrcB, with protein MRELLLIVLGGGVGAGLRHLVGVAAIRLMGPGFPWGTLTVNVVGSFVMGVLVALLAKFGPDIAAREIRLFVGVGLLGGFTTFSSFSLDAANLMENGQSHIALAYVLVSVGVGIMALFAGLGLVRWVAP; from the coding sequence ATGCGTGAACTCCTCCTGATCGTCCTCGGTGGCGGTGTCGGCGCGGGGCTTCGGCATCTGGTCGGCGTGGCGGCCATCCGGCTGATGGGGCCCGGCTTTCCCTGGGGGACGCTGACGGTGAACGTGGTGGGATCGTTCGTGATGGGCGTGCTGGTCGCGCTGCTCGCCAAGTTCGGTCCGGACATCGCGGCGCGCGAGATCCGGCTCTTCGTGGGCGTCGGGCTGCTGGGCGGCTTCACGACCTTCTCTTCCTTTTCGCTCGACGCCGCCAATCTTATGGAAAACGGCCAGAGCCACATCGCGCTCGCCTATGTGCTGGTCTCCGTCGGGGTCGGCATCATGGCGCTGTTCGCGGGGCTCGGCCTCGTGCGCTGGGTCGCACCCTGA
- a CDS encoding AAA family ATPase, with protein sequence MTSPADRFIVITGGPGSGKTSLVEHLAASGHQTSDEAGRAIIQAQQQIGGTALPWADRQLFAELMLSWEIRSHQAALTGEGPVVFDRGVPDVIGYLTLCGLPVPAHMQRAAALHRYADPVFIAPFWPEIFRQDAERHQDLAEAERTHAAMVEAYRAAGYRLMELPRAPVAERAEFVVETVGNLLRPPSSAPLR encoded by the coding sequence ATGACCTCTCCCGCAGACCGCTTCATCGTCATCACCGGCGGCCCCGGCTCGGGCAAGACGAGCCTCGTCGAGCATCTGGCGGCTTCGGGTCACCAGACCAGCGATGAAGCCGGCCGCGCGATCATCCAGGCTCAGCAGCAGATCGGTGGGACCGCCCTTCCATGGGCAGACCGTCAGCTGTTCGCAGAACTGATGCTGTCGTGGGAGATCCGGTCTCACCAGGCAGCCCTGACGGGCGAGGGACCGGTCGTCTTCGACCGCGGCGTGCCGGACGTCATCGGCTATCTGACCCTGTGCGGCTTGCCGGTGCCTGCCCACATGCAGCGGGCGGCAGCGCTCCACCGCTACGCCGATCCGGTCTTCATTGCGCCGTTCTGGCCGGAGATCTTCCGGCAGGACGCCGAACGGCATCAGGACCTGGCTGAGGCGGAGCGCACCCATGCGGCGATGGTGGAGGCCTACCGGGCGGCCGGATATCGCCTGATGGAGCTTCCGCGCGCGCCGGTCGCGGAGCGCGCGGAGTTCGTCGTGGAGACTGTCGGCAACCTGCTCAGGCCGCCGTCTTCCGCGCCTCTGCGATGA
- a CDS encoding NAD(P)/FAD-dependent oxidoreductase, which yields MSHALVVGAGVAGLATAWGLVKRGWTVTVLEKGEIPNPTAASCDHHRLTRWHYGDHIGYAARMGLAFEAWDRLWHDLGVCHYVETGVFAVSTEEGDWADTSCRAMDKLGLPHERISAADAVARFPNLNPDLAARFVSYTPTGGALMANRILEGLRDWLAAKGAEIRTGTEVAELDAEAGAVITASGERLTADTVVIAAGVGAPALGFPGAPDLVPTTSTIVYVEPPEDLADAWQDAPSWVDFGGFDDLWGIAPVEGLPPKLGLGRLSVPGDPETGRVATEERVQEIIAAYRGMFRDIDRFTVRSAQTNFYTTAPENRFVLRRAGKAVLLSADSGHGFKFGALSGYEAAEAMDEPGRFDIIAERMAGHFAG from the coding sequence ATGTCCCATGCACTCGTCGTCGGCGCCGGCGTGGCCGGGCTCGCCACCGCCTGGGGGCTGGTCAAGCGCGGCTGGACCGTCACCGTTCTGGAGAAGGGAGAGATCCCGAATCCGACGGCGGCTTCCTGCGACCATCACCGGCTGACCCGCTGGCACTATGGCGACCATATCGGCTACGCGGCGCGGATGGGGCTTGCCTTCGAGGCCTGGGATCGGCTCTGGCACGATCTCGGCGTCTGCCACTATGTCGAGACCGGCGTCTTTGCCGTCTCCACCGAGGAGGGCGACTGGGCCGATACCTCCTGCCGCGCGATGGACAAGCTTGGGCTTCCGCATGAGCGGATCAGCGCCGCCGACGCCGTCGCCCGCTTTCCCAATCTCAATCCGGACCTTGCCGCCCGCTTCGTCAGCTACACACCCACCGGCGGCGCCCTGATGGCCAACCGGATCCTGGAAGGGCTGCGCGACTGGCTTGCCGCCAAGGGCGCCGAAATCCGGACCGGGACCGAGGTCGCCGAACTGGACGCGGAGGCCGGAGCCGTCATAACCGCATCCGGCGAGCGCCTGACCGCGGACACCGTGGTGATCGCCGCCGGCGTCGGCGCACCGGCGCTCGGCTTCCCCGGCGCACCGGATCTCGTGCCGACGACGTCGACGATCGTCTATGTGGAGCCGCCCGAGGATCTCGCCGATGCCTGGCAGGATGCTCCGTCCTGGGTCGATTTCGGTGGTTTCGACGATCTGTGGGGCATTGCCCCTGTCGAAGGGCTTCCGCCCAAGCTCGGCCTCGGACGGCTCTCGGTTCCCGGCGACCCGGAGACCGGCCGCGTCGCCACCGAGGAACGGGTGCAGGAGATCATCGCGGCCTATCGCGGCATGTTCCGCGACATCGACCGCTTCACCGTCCGCTCGGCCCAGACCAATTTCTACACAACGGCTCCGGAGAACAGGTTCGTTCTGCGGCGTGCCGGCAAGGCCGTGCTCCTGTCGGCGGATTCCGGCCATGGCTTCAAGTTCGGGGCGCTGAGCGGATACGAAGCCGCCGAGGCGATGGACGAGCCCGGCCGGTTCGACATCATCGCCGAGCGGATGGCGGGCCATTTCGCCGGCTGA